In Paraburkholderia bryophila, a single genomic region encodes these proteins:
- a CDS encoding L-tyrosine/L-tryptophan isonitrile synthase family protein, producing MPHDRNRLTSHAILEEIIQIVRWHPAQRTASEIRHDNQTIGAIQLPRIHAFVEANNPIELVLPAFPSKSPNLAKVLGRLPDLAERLSLTFLNTLCLRIQRHHPPGAQLKICSDGRVFGDLIRVDDRDISAYQSALQHIVAQSRADHLELYNLDHSNPRPAHTANFNEMRERLVDEYADPIDAIKQKLIGDPAGTQLYRAITRFLFEDGLTPHYRGSRTALQKDAKTRALGVIQRSWAWGALLADRFPNAIRLSIHPQPAASQKIGIHLMPTRDNWLTPWHGVAVERHGQFTLMKRRDAERLGGRIVMHDQQPSHYRIDPLHLANRYPPVPSDSRRHRASASANVIPTTKPEGQ from the coding sequence ATGCCACACGACCGGAATCGGCTAACGTCTCATGCCATCCTTGAAGAGATAATCCAGATCGTTCGCTGGCACCCGGCCCAAAGAACCGCCTCGGAAATCCGCCACGACAACCAGACAATCGGCGCAATCCAGCTACCCCGAATCCACGCTTTCGTCGAAGCCAACAACCCGATCGAGCTCGTCCTCCCCGCTTTCCCATCAAAATCCCCGAACCTCGCGAAAGTACTCGGCCGCCTCCCCGATCTGGCGGAAAGACTCTCGCTAACGTTCCTCAATACGCTCTGCCTACGCATTCAACGCCACCACCCACCCGGCGCCCAACTAAAAATCTGCTCAGACGGCCGCGTCTTCGGCGATCTGATCCGGGTCGACGATCGCGACATCAGCGCTTACCAGAGCGCGCTGCAACACATCGTCGCGCAAAGCCGCGCGGACCATCTCGAACTCTACAACCTGGACCATTCCAACCCGCGCCCCGCTCACACCGCCAACTTCAATGAAATGCGCGAACGACTCGTCGACGAATACGCCGACCCAATCGACGCGATCAAACAGAAACTCATCGGCGATCCAGCGGGTACGCAGCTCTATCGCGCCATCACCCGCTTCCTGTTCGAAGACGGCCTGACGCCTCACTATCGTGGCTCCCGAACCGCGCTGCAGAAAGATGCCAAAACTCGCGCGCTCGGTGTGATTCAACGCAGTTGGGCATGGGGCGCGCTGCTCGCCGACCGGTTCCCGAACGCGATCCGTCTGTCGATCCATCCGCAGCCGGCAGCGAGTCAAAAGATCGGCATTCACCTGATGCCGACGCGCGACAACTGGCTAACGCCGTGGCACGGCGTCGCAGTCGAACGCCACGGACAGTTCACGCTGATGAAACGCCGTGACGCCGAGCGGCTGGGTGGCCGCATCGTGATGCACGATCAACAACCGAGCCACTATCGAATCGATCCCTTGCATCTCGCCAACCGCTATCCTCCCGTTCCCTCAGACAGTCGCCGCCATCGCGCATCGGCCAGCGCTAACGTCATCCCGACGACCAAGCCGGAGGGTCAATGA